The DNA segment CCAGCTAGCCATCATCATACCGGCCACAAAGCCCCCCAGATGCGCCCACCAGGCTACACCTGGCAGCCCTAAAAGCGCATTGATGAGCTGTATGGCTGCCCAGTACCCCAGGTAAAGTGTTGCAGGCAGCCAAAGCCAGAAAGCCGGGAATATCCAGGTAAAAACATAGGCGCTGGGGAAGGAGCGCAAATACCCCCCAGTAACCCCGGAGATGGCTCCCGAAGCCCCCACCATCGGCACCAAAGGGTCGGGGGTAAACATGGCCTGCACTAGGGCTGCTACGATGCCAGATACCAGGTACAGCCCCAGATAGCGCCAACTCCCCAGCCGGCCCTCGAGGGCCGGGCCAAATACCCATAAAAACCACAAATTGCCCAGCAAGTGCCCCAGCGAACCGTGCACAAACATGCTGCTCAACAAACGATAGCCTTGCCCCAAGGGGTCTTGCAGGAAAGCCGCCGGAATAAACCCAAAAATGGCAAAGTTTTCCTCAAAACCCCACGATAGCTGGAAATAAAAAACCAGACCACAAAGCAAAATAATGGCCTTGGTAACCGGGGCTGGCCCATGAAACAGGAGTGAATCGCGAATAGGAATCATTTGCTCCGATCGTACCAGGAGGGCATAAAACGCATGAGCAGGCTACCTAGTGGAATCGAAATCAGTACCAGCAACACCGCCACCTGGCCCACCAATGGGTAACCCTGCTGCATGGCCATAGCCCCCAGAATCAGGTTGAACTCCCCTCGAGGTACCAGGTAGGCTGCCGCAAAGGTGCTACGCCGGACGGAAAGCCCCGCTACCCGTGCCCCTTTGAAGTTGAGGGGCAGCTTGATCAGGAGCGCCAGCAAACAGACGACCACCACTCCTGCGCTTACCGAATCCAACAGCGTAAGGGCTGTAGCCCCCACAGTCAGGAAAAAGAGCGCCACCCCCAGGTCTCGCACCGAACCAAACAGGTGTTCCAAACGCTCGCGCAAGCCTAGCCCCGCTGCCAGCACGCCACAGATGAACGCCGCTACTGCTTCCGAAGCCCCAGCAGCGTGAAACAGTACCGCAGTGGCGCTTACCAGAGCAGCCCCCAGCAGCAACACCAGCTCGTCGGAAAGGAGTTGAAGCTGCCGGTTGAGCCAGTGTCCGCCCAGGCGCAGCAACAACCAGAACAGGCCTAGCAGCCCTACCACCACTGCAAAGCTAAGGCCGCTTCCGCCATGTACCAGTATCAATAAAATGGTAATGAGCAGATCCTCGAAAACCAGCACACCCAGCACCACCTCGCTTTCGGGGTTGGCGGCCCGGCGCAGGTCGAGGATCAGCTTAACAATGACTGCGCTCGAGGAGACATACATCACCCCGCCCAGCAGCAAAGCTCCTTTCCAGTCGAGTCCTGCTAAAAATCCCACCAGTATTCCCACAGGAAGGGCCACGGCGTCCCAACCCCCAGCCCGCATAACCCGACCCGACATCTGCTGCAAGCGGTCGGGGCCAAACTCGAGCCCCACCGAAAACATCAGCAGCAGTAAACCCAAAGAGGGGAGCGGCTCCAGACTTTCTGTATTTAAGAACCTACCCAGCACAAGGCCTACAAGCAGGTAAGCTGCCAGGGGTGGGAAGTGCCAGCGATGCACTAACGCAGCCCCTAAGCCCAGTAGCAAAGTAGCAATAGCAAATGCGGTTACCGATTCGTGCATACTATCCAATCATCTGTTTTCGCAGGCGTTCTACTGCCCCCCGCGGCCCGGCCAGAACCAGGGTGTCACCCACAGTCAACGACAGTTCAGGGGGTGGGTTGGGAATTAGGGCCTGGCCTTCGCGTAAAACTGCCAGCAGGTGGGCTCCTTGCTCCTGTAACTCCTTTACAGTGTGTCCCACACATGGTGCGCCCGGCCCCAACCTGACCCACTCGATGGTGTCCTGAGCCAGTTTGGTTTGGGTATCGCCAACGGCCTCGGGGGTAAAGAGCACCCCAGCCAGGATGGCCCCAAGCTCACGGGCTTCTTCATCGGTCAGGTCGAGCACCGCGGTGGGCTCATCCATGTTGCCTCTCTCGTAGTAATGGAGCTCCCTCGAGCCCGAGTGATGAATGACGATGACCAAACGGTCTCCAGACCGAACCGTGACCATGAACTTACGCCCTACACCAGGTAAAACACTTTCTTCAACCCGCATGTTTTTTCTCCTTCCCATAGGGAAATGCAAGAGCCAGGGCCCTGGCTCCAATCAAAGCCAGTATGCCCAAGCTCCACACCAGCACATCCAAGCCCTTGATCTCACCAGCAAACAGGCCCAGCATCATCTCTCGCAGCACAAATGCTACTGCCACCTCCACCAGGATTTCAGCCCGGATACGGTCAAATTCGAAGTAGTCAACAAAGGCCCGCACCAGCTCGAGCACCACCACCAGCGACAAGATGTTGGTTACCAGGTCTTTCAGGCCAAGCCGAACTGTGGGCTGTGTGAAGGCCAGGCCGAGTTCTAGCAGGGTTCGCCCCACGCTTACCAGAAGGCCAACCAGGAGTGCGACCAGGGCCAGGTTGAAGATGATGCGGGTTGTGATTTTGAAAACCTCGAGGATTCTTTGCTGGGTAATCATGGTACTAAAGTTTACCGCCACACAAAGCTTAATCCTCGAGCTGATCCACCACCTCAAAAAGCTCTTCCAGATCCATTTTTGCGTAAATGGCACTGGTGTTGACGTTGGTATGGCCCAGCAGGCGGGCTGTTACGTGCAGGTCGCGGCTTTTTTTGTAGAAGCGGGTTCCGGCGGTATGGCGCAGCATGTGAGCCCCATAGTAGCGCTCGGGAAAGCCCAGGTCGCGGTAGTGGCGGTTGAGAATTTTGCGTAGCGATCGGTCGGTCATGGCCCGCCCGTTGGCTTTGCGCCCGCCCAGGTTTATGAGCAAGGCTTTTTCGCCAGGGGCTGCATAGGCCAGGCGCAGCCGTAGCCAGTCTTGGATTTCTTGCACCAGGGGCCGGGAGAGGGGGATCGAGCGCTTCTTACCGCCTTTACCCGCCCGCACCAGCAGCAAGCGTTCGGACAGGCTCAGGTCATCCACCCATAAGTTAACCACCTCACTAATACGCAGACCGGCCTCGGCCATCAAGCGCACCGCCAGGCGGTCGCGGCAGTTTGGTGGTTCGGTGCCCGAAAGATGCTGCAAAAGCTTGTGATAAAGGCTCTCCGGCAGGGCAGGACGGCGCTCCTCGGGCGGAGTGGGGTCGCGGGGCGAGTGCACCTGGGGCAACTGGGCCACGCCGGCCCACTCGAGCGCCCGGTAAAAAGCCCGCACGCCTGCCAGGTAGGTGGCAACGGAGCCGGGCTTGAGGCACTGGTTCTCAGAATTTTCCAGATGTCCGCCGTGCAACTGAAGGTCGG comes from the Meiothermus cerbereus DSM 11376 genome and includes:
- a CDS encoding rhomboid family intramembrane serine protease, which translates into the protein MIPIRDSLLFHGPAPVTKAIILLCGLVFYFQLSWGFEENFAIFGFIPAAFLQDPLGQGYRLLSSMFVHGSLGHLLGNLWFLWVFGPALEGRLGSWRYLGLYLVSGIVAALVQAMFTPDPLVPMVGASGAISGVTGGYLRSFPSAYVFTWIFPAFWLWLPATLYLGYWAAIQLINALLGLPGVAWWAHLGGFVAGMMMASWMRPRRKYQTTPFWENWYYFR
- a CDS encoding tyrosine-type recombinase/integrase, which codes for MLVPLANWHNPAKRRLEAIRAAHERNPAALLELLEAYLVLKGRKRATLSLRTLENYRLAVRDYLAWAWSDTQSLEILKATADDLDRYIADLQLHGGHLENSENQCLKPGSVATYLAGVRAFYRALEWAGVAQLPQVHSPRDPTPPEERRPALPESLYHKLLQHLSGTEPPNCRDRLAVRLMAEAGLRISEVVNLWVDDLSLSERLLLVRAGKGGKKRSIPLSRPLVQEIQDWLRLRLAYAAPGEKALLINLGGRKANGRAMTDRSLRKILNRHYRDLGFPERYYGAHMLRHTAGTRFYKKSRDLHVTARLLGHTNVNTSAIYAKMDLEELFEVVDQLED
- a CDS encoding cation:proton antiporter regulatory subunit, with the translated sequence MRVEESVLPGVGRKFMVTVRSGDRLVIVIHHSGSRELHYYERGNMDEPTAVLDLTDEEARELGAILAGVLFTPEAVGDTQTKLAQDTIEWVRLGPGAPCVGHTVKELQEQGAHLLAVLREGQALIPNPPPELSLTVGDTLVLAGPRGAVERLRKQMIG
- a CDS encoding cation:proton antiporter, which encodes MHESVTAFAIATLLLGLGAALVHRWHFPPLAAYLLVGLVLGRFLNTESLEPLPSLGLLLLMFSVGLEFGPDRLQQMSGRVMRAGGWDAVALPVGILVGFLAGLDWKGALLLGGVMYVSSSAVIVKLILDLRRAANPESEVVLGVLVFEDLLITILLILVHGGSGLSFAVVVGLLGLFWLLLRLGGHWLNRQLQLLSDELVLLLGAALVSATAVLFHAAGASEAVAAFICGVLAAGLGLRERLEHLFGSVRDLGVALFFLTVGATALTLLDSVSAGVVVVCLLALLIKLPLNFKGARVAGLSVRRSTFAAAYLVPRGEFNLILGAMAMQQGYPLVGQVAVLLVLISIPLGSLLMRFMPSWYDRSK
- a CDS encoding phosphate-starvation-inducible PsiE family protein codes for the protein MITQQRILEVFKITTRIIFNLALVALLVGLLVSVGRTLLELGLAFTQPTVRLGLKDLVTNILSLVVVLELVRAFVDYFEFDRIRAEILVEVAVAFVLREMMLGLFAGEIKGLDVLVWSLGILALIGARALALAFPYGKEKKHAG